The genomic window GAGCCCGGAGCGCTCCGCCCTCGACGGAACCCGCGAGATCTTCTTCGCAGCCTCCGCTGCCACCTTGACGATCGTTTCGGTCTTTGCCCCGATCGCCTTCCTGGGAGGAGTCGTGGGCAAGTTCCTCTTCCAGTTCGGTGCGGTGATCTCCTGCGCGGTGCTCATCTCCCTCCTGGAGGCGCTCACGCTCGCTCCGATGCGCTGTGCCGAGTTCGTGAGCGGGGCACGTGGGCCCGGACCGGTCGAAAACTGGCTCGAAGGTGTCTATCAGAAGATGGGGAGGGTCTATCGAGGCTTTCTTGGCTTCGCCCTCCGTCGCCGGTGGCTCGTCGTCCTCGCCTCCTTCGCGCTCTTCTTTCTCTCCCTTCGCGTCTTCCCCCTGCTGCACCGCGAGCTCGCTCCGTCGGAGGATCTCGGCATGGCCCTGCTCCGGATCGAAACGCCGGTGGGGAGCTCGCTGGAGTATACGAGCAATCGGGTCCAGAAGCTGGAAGCCTATCTCAAGAGCCAGCCGCCGGTCGCTCACTTCTTCACGACGGTGGGCGGCTATTCCGGGGGCGAGGTGAACCGCGGAGCGATCTTCGTGACGCTCCAGCCGCGGAAGGAGAGGAAAGAGCGACTTCAGGAGATCATCCGCACATGGAGAAAGGAGTTCAAGAAGCCCGTATACGGCGATCTCCACATCAAGGTGATCGATATCAGTCAGAGCGCCTTCAGCAGCAAGCGCGGGACCAATATCGAGCTCTCGCTGCGCGGCTCGGACTACGCCGTGCTTCAGGCACGGGCGGAGACCATCCTCCATCAGATGGAGGCGACGGGCTATTACACCGACCTGGATACCGACTACCGGACGGGAATGCCCGAGCTCGAGGTGATCCCCGATCGGCAAAAAGCCGCGGAATCGAACATCAGCATGCAGACGCTCGCCGATGTGATCGGGACTGCAATCGGAGGGATGCGCCAAGGGCAATATACCAACCGGGAAGACAACCGCCGCTACGACGTGCGCATTCGGCTCGAGCCCGGCCAGTGGCGGGAGCCGGAGGATGTGGCCAACCTTCCCCTCTGGTCGGGCTACGGTGGGGAGATGATCCGGCTCAAGGACATTGCGGAATTGCGCGTGGTGCCGAAGCTGCTCGACATCACTCGGGAAAACCGGAGGCGGGCGATTACCCTCTTCGCGAACGTGAAGCCCGAGGTTTCCCAGGCGAAGGCGCTGGATACCGCCTTGGCAATCTGCCAGAAGGAGCTTCCTCCGGGCTACAGCGTCGAGCCGACCGGGAGCAGCCAGACCGCGAAAGAGACCTTTGCTTCCTTCCCGGTGACCTTCGCCCTGGGAATCCTCCTGGCGTACATGCTCCTGGGCGCTCAGTTCAACAGCTTCCTCTATCCGCTGGTGGTGCTGGTGGCGATTCCCTTTTCCCTGGTCGGTGCCTTTCAGGGCCTCTACCTCACCGGGATGTCGCTCAACATCTACAGCGGGATCGGCATCATTCTCCTCGTAGGTCTCGCCATGAAGAACTCGATCCTCCTGGTTGAGTTTTTCAACAAGAAGCGCTTCGAGGAGCGGCTCCCGCTTCCCGAGGCCCTTCTCGATGCGGCGGCCATCCGGCTCCGGCCCATCTTGATGACCTCCTTCGCGACCATCGCGGCGGCATTGCCTGCCGCATTGGGCGTCGGCCCCGGAGCCGAGGTGCGGAAGCCACTGGCGATCGTCGTGATCAGCGGGATCGTCGTGTCGACCTTCTTCACCCTCTTCGTCGTCCCCTGCGTCTATTCGCTCCTCGATCCGCTAAGCCGTCGCCAGGGCTTGGACGAGGTTGAAGCCGAGCTGGCGGAGTGCATCGAGTAACTCTTGGCAACCGTTTTTTCAACGGCTCAAACCCTCTGCCCGTTGCACAATCGCATTGCTTACGGGACGAGGAGGGATCTGGCGAAGGCGGAGCGCTTTCAAGCCGATGCGCGCAAGCCGGATCCTTCCCTGCTGCAAGTGCAGTAGGCCGCAGGAGCGGGCAATGGCGGATCCCTCGGTCAAGCAGCGGATGACCAAGAGGTGGAGATTCAGCGCCGGAGGCGTTCAGAAGACGACCGAGGAGATCCAGGGCTTTCGGCCGCTCCCCTTGGGACCGACCTTCCGGTCAGCGACAGGGTAGGGATTGGAGTTCCCTGGCCGCCCTCCGCCGCAGGGGCGAGCGGCCATGGCTCTTTCCCGCCCACGGCTCATGGGCAGGACCCCCTGCATCCCATCCTGAAGCAGAGAGGGGTCTTCGAAGCTCCTCGCCTTTGTGGCGGAACGATCCGTTCCGCCATGAGAAGGCGGGAGGACGATGGCAGAGGCCTGTTCTTCTCATTGGCTGATCCTGCGTTGCGCAGCCATCACTCTGACATCGTTCTGTTACAGAAATGTAACAGCATTGTCACAATGAAGGGCAATGCTGCACCCAACGGGTGGATTCTGTACGGAGTCTCACATCTCCTCGCCTTTGTGCCGGGACGACCACGTCTGCCGTGAGAAGGCGGGAGGACGATGGCAGAGGCCTGTTCTTCTCATTGGCTGATCCTGCGTTGCGCAGCCATCACTCTGACATCGTTCTGTTACAGAAATGTAACAGCATTGTCACAACCGTTCTCCCCGCATTTGTGGCATAGAACCTTCGGCAGCCTTTGGAGATGCCGACAGATGAGGCGTTCCTCAATCCGAAGCGGCATGGCGACATCAGGAGATCTTTTGAGGAGGGGGAGGAATGAAAGCCGGGGTATGGAGGCGGAAGGGACGAGATTTTCAGCTGGCTGGGCTTTTGATGGCATCGGCGCTCCTGATCGGAACCGTCCGCGCGGACGAGAGCAATTCCATCCCGGCCCCGACGGCGAGCGGGTCGACGACGGGCGAAACGACGGATAATGGCCAGGGGAGTGACCAGACGCCTGTCAGTGGGAGTGGAAAGGCGAAGCAATCAGGATGGACGGGGATCGTCCAGCAGACCGAGCCCGAAACGAAGAAAAAGAGTCAGAGTAGCGGCGGTGCGGTCAAGATGGAGGAGGTGACCGTCTCGGGAGAGACCGAGTGGATCTCTCCAGAACTGACCTCGGGGGAGCCCGACGCCCCCATCCTTCCCACGGCGGCTCCGGTGGTGTCCACGTTCGGGACGCCAATCAACGTGATGGATGCGCCACGGCAGATCACGCCGGTCAACCAGACGCTG from Methylacidimicrobium sp. B4 includes these protein-coding regions:
- a CDS encoding efflux RND transporter permease subunit, which translates into the protein MNVPELAIRRPVAAWMLMASLVFFGILCLFSLGISRLPDVTYPVLTVVAQWPGASPEVMEAEVVDPLEEVLMSVQGIRDVTSTIMQGVARIQLDFRLDRDIDAALQETNSRIRSVQLPYNVDPPVIFKVNQNDSPILWLAVTWDRPLKDIIRYVDTRVRDKFSLVQGVGDIQLGGWTDRSFRVWLDRNKLAQYQVAPNDVLNLFRAEYQETASGYLEGANNEINVRVMGEVRSPEEMGGLALNHRGGSGGANLPPLTGIASAQGGMAGAAGTTSYATNTLSNVRGPADSFTPLAQVARPEDGLMDPRRFARSDGVPSVGLGLQKLRGYNEIEVANSAKRIMAEIKPDLPSGMTIGTRYDSAVFTAEAIRETAFTLLFSIGVTTLVCLAFLGSFRTTVNVLFSIPISILGSFIFCRAMGFTLNFFTLLALSMAVGIVIDDSIMVLENITRHHRLGKSPERSALDGTREIFFAASAATLTIVSVFAPIAFLGGVVGKFLFQFGAVISCAVLISLLEALTLAPMRCAEFVSGARGPGPVENWLEGVYQKMGRVYRGFLGFALRRRWLVVLASFALFFLSLRVFPLLHRELAPSEDLGMALLRIETPVGSSLEYTSNRVQKLEAYLKSQPPVAHFFTTVGGYSGGEVNRGAIFVTLQPRKERKERLQEIIRTWRKEFKKPVYGDLHIKVIDISQSAFSSKRGTNIELSLRGSDYAVLQARAETILHQMEATGYYTDLDTDYRTGMPELEVIPDRQKAAESNISMQTLADVIGTAIGGMRQGQYTNREDNRRYDVRIRLEPGQWREPEDVANLPLWSGYGGEMIRLKDIAELRVVPKLLDITRENRRRAITLFANVKPEVSQAKALDTALAICQKELPPGYSVEPTGSSQTAKETFASFPVTFALGILLAYMLLGAQFNSFLYPLVVLVAIPFSLVGAFQGLYLTGMSLNIYSGIGIILLVGLAMKNSILLVEFFNKKRFEERLPLPEALLDAAAIRLRPILMTSFATIAAALPAALGVGPGAEVRKPLAIVVISGIVVSTFFTLFVVPCVYSLLDPLSRRQGLDEVEAELAECIE